In Halalkalicoccus sp. NIPERK01, one DNA window encodes the following:
- a CDS encoding winged helix-turn-helix domain-containing protein, translated as MVPDPDDRLDDDGRPPPGSPVFEAILENERNRRYLGERLDAAGDRIDTDLLGDIVRHGPILEVLLEEPLDRREIEACLDVSRATSHRYTQWLDEQGFVEKVDGRFQLTWRGAVIAEEVLRFEANVRTAHRLTPLLEAICEDHREFVVEPFVDAMVTVAEPDDPYRPVERFIALVNESESFRGFNTTHMAPLVLGEFHQRVFDETDTEIIYLPHIVEKLFETYPERAREAIERGHLTLRTREDLPYGLALFDDRAGIGGYDETTGLMQVFVDTDAPIACEWAERVYTAVRADSDPLNEQNDLSS; from the coding sequence ATGGTGCCTGATCCAGACGATCGATTGGATGACGATGGTCGTCCCCCACCCGGCTCTCCGGTCTTCGAGGCCATTTTGGAAAACGAACGGAACCGCCGCTATCTCGGCGAGCGTCTGGACGCTGCGGGCGACCGCATCGACACGGACCTGCTTGGCGACATCGTCCGGCACGGCCCGATCCTCGAAGTACTGTTGGAGGAGCCACTAGATCGCCGGGAAATTGAAGCGTGCCTCGACGTCTCGCGGGCGACGAGTCACCGCTACACGCAATGGCTCGATGAGCAAGGATTCGTCGAGAAGGTCGATGGCCGATTTCAGTTGACCTGGCGTGGCGCAGTCATCGCCGAGGAGGTCCTCCGGTTCGAGGCGAACGTGCGGACCGCCCACAGACTGACCCCACTTCTCGAGGCCATCTGTGAGGACCACAGGGAGTTTGTCGTCGAACCGTTTGTGGATGCGATGGTCACTGTCGCCGAACCCGACGATCCCTACCGGCCGGTCGAGCGGTTCATCGCACTCGTCAACGAATCGGAGTCCTTCCGGGGATTCAACACGACGCACATGGCACCGCTGGTCCTCGGCGAGTTCCACCAGCGGGTGTTCGACGAAACCGATACCGAAATCATCTACCTGCCACACATTGTTGAGAAACTCTTCGAAACGTACCCCGAACGCGCCCGGGAGGCGATCGAGCGCGGACACTTGACTCTCCGGACACGCGAGGACCTGCCGTACGGTCTCGCGCTGTTCGACGACCGCGCCGGGATCGGGGGCTACGACGAGACTACTGGTCTCATGCAGGTGTTCGTCGATACAGATGCCCCGATTGCGTGTGAGTGGGCCGAGCGCGTCTACACTGCAGTTAGAGCGGACTCAGACCCGCTCAACGAGCAAAACGATTTGTCCTCGTGA
- a CDS encoding universal stress protein, translating into MTLDEAGIEYEVRGAVGDPADRVTAMAEDHDADFVVVGGRNQSSARRTLFGSVSQEILESVRCPVISVREGVYE; encoded by the coding sequence ATGACCCTTGATGAGGCTGGTATCGAGTATGAAGTCCGGGGTGCTGTCGGTGATCCGGCTGACCGCGTCACCGCGATGGCTGAGGACCACGATGCTGATTTCGTCGTGGTAGGCGGGCGAAACCAGTCATCGGCTCGGCGAACACTCTTCGGGAGCGTTTCACAGGAGATCCTTGAATCGGTGCGCTGTCCCGTGATCTCTGTTCGTGAAGGCGTCTACGAGTGA
- a CDS encoding alpha/beta fold hydrolase, with translation MPVIQCNGADLYYEEQGAGQTIVFLHGAFAGLRYFEPQLVGFDEDFHTVALDFRGHGRSEKTERGHTLAQHARDLRAFLEQLDLTDVAVVGWSMGALVSWEYVDQFGTERIRALVDIDMEPSPFQREGYDFGTYTIEGMREVLDGIQSNPVELTDESIEALLKDPPSRKLRNMMFDEETRTPPSVRGSMLLDLMRDYREVLPKVDVPTLVCAGADEKWRGVANVKYASELIPDARFELFEQSGHCITIEEPERFNRVLTEFLNAI, from the coding sequence ATGCCAGTCATTCAGTGTAACGGAGCCGATCTGTATTACGAGGAGCAGGGAGCAGGACAAACGATCGTGTTTCTCCACGGCGCGTTTGCCGGTCTCAGGTACTTCGAACCACAGTTGGTCGGATTCGACGAGGATTTCCATACGGTGGCGCTCGATTTTCGGGGACACGGGCGATCGGAGAAGACGGAACGGGGTCACACGCTCGCGCAACATGCCCGCGATCTGCGAGCCTTTCTCGAACAGCTCGACCTGACAGACGTCGCGGTCGTCGGCTGGTCGATGGGGGCGCTCGTCTCGTGGGAGTACGTCGATCAGTTCGGCACCGAGAGGATACGGGCATTGGTTGATATCGACATGGAACCGTCGCCGTTTCAGCGGGAGGGGTACGACTTCGGGACGTACACGATAGAGGGGATGCGCGAGGTTCTCGACGGGATACAATCAAACCCAGTGGAACTCACCGATGAATCGATCGAGGCACTACTCAAAGACCCACCGTCGAGGAAACTCCGGAACATGATGTTCGACGAAGAAACCCGAACGCCACCGTCGGTGCGGGGGTCAATGCTCCTCGATTTGATGCGAGATTATCGAGAGGTGCTTCCCAAGGTCGATGTCCCAACCCTCGTCTGTGCGGGGGCGGACGAGAAATGGCGGGGCGTTGCCAACGTGAAATACGCGTCTGAGCTGATTCCGGACGCTCGATTCGAACTCTTCGAACAGAGCGGACACTGTATAACCATTGAGGAACCCGAGCGTTTCAATCGCGTCTTGACCGAGTTTCTCAATGCGATCTGA
- a CDS encoding helix-turn-helix domain-containing protein, whose amino-acid sequence MSETDRSSPDADDLAGLLPEHSLLSLEQYLDMQRAIGNETRFRILHFLTEKGAQSAKELEQGLYLPSNTLHYHLDALVTVGLVENRKRKTPDSGGLYSYYQATSLGEGILEHGVRELIREEWDLLDAYSD is encoded by the coding sequence ATGTCCGAAACCGATCGTTCGTCCCCCGATGCGGACGATTTGGCAGGACTCCTGCCGGAACACAGTCTCCTCTCTCTCGAACAGTATCTGGACATGCAGCGAGCGATCGGTAACGAAACCCGCTTTCGGATTCTCCATTTCCTCACCGAAAAGGGAGCCCAAAGTGCGAAAGAACTCGAACAGGGACTATACCTCCCGTCGAACACGCTCCACTACCACCTCGACGCACTCGTTACCGTGGGACTCGTCGAGAATAGAAAACGGAAGACGCCCGACAGCGGAGGCCTCTATTCGTACTATCAGGCCACCTCACTCGGAGAGGGGATACTCGAACACGGCGTCAGAGAACTGATACGCGAGGAGTGGGATCTCCTTGACGCGTATAGCGACTAG
- a CDS encoding PIN domain-containing protein, which produces MILDSTFLIDLLDRLDAAEHTLEELIETETPVAVSPLSVYETGLGLREDEYEAFHEILASITILPLGLAESQRALGIQRTLYGQGTPIGDLDALIAATAIESPDPRVLTRNVDEFDRIEAIEVESY; this is translated from the coding sequence ATGATACTCGACTCAACGTTCCTAATTGACCTCCTTGATCGTCTGGATGCGGCGGAACATACGCTTGAGGAGCTCATCGAGACGGAGACTCCGGTTGCTGTGTCTCCACTCTCAGTCTATGAGACGGGTCTTGGTCTCCGTGAAGACGAATACGAAGCGTTTCATGAGATACTCGCATCGATCACCATTCTTCCACTTGGCCTCGCTGAATCACAACGCGCGCTTGGAATTCAACGAACGCTCTATGGGCAGGGGACACCGATCGGTGACCTTGACGCGTTGATTGCGGCAACGGCGATCGAGAGCCCGGACCCAAGAGTACTCACACGGAACGTCGATGAGTTTGACCGCATCGAAGCGATTGAGGTCGAATCTTACTGA